Proteins encoded in a region of the Bradyrhizobium sp. CB3481 genome:
- a CDS encoding alpha-1,4-glucan--maltose-1-phosphate maltosyltransferase, which translates to MSAPVKQAFHIEEIFPSIDCGRFPVKRIVGENVEVWADIYRHGHDVVSAALIWRREPDADWQRTVMIHHGNDRWVGSFVPEKTGRYSYAIEAWTDEFATWRHGFEQKRNANVATEVDAMEGASLLTRALSGGQEVTAKIARASESFLQSGKCESLLADDLKKAMAEAQDRTDLTRSKPLTLIVDRPKARCSSWYEMVPRSQSPQPGQHGTWNDCINRLLDIQAMGFDVIYLTPIHPIGRTNRKGRNNSLKAEDGDPGSFYAIGSDEGGHDAIHPELGSLKEFRRFVAACAAAGMEVALDFAIQCSPDHPWLKQHPEWFKRRPDGSMKYAENPPKKYEDIVNVDFESDDVEGLYRALRDVVLFWVSQGVKIFRVDNPHTKPFRFWEWLIKEVQARDPDVLFLSEAFTRPKVMKGLAKLGFTQSYSYFTWRTERWEIEQYVNELAGYPEREFYRPNFFVSTPDILPYHLQRGEPWMFKTRLALAATLSSNYGIYNGFELLEHEPIPGREEYLNSEKYELKYRDRDKPGNIKPYIAQINRIRRENPALQQTSAIRFLPVEDNSVIAYVKHSADQTNVVVAVIALTGGFREFWLPLGDVQVRLGHGDLKPVTALENLKSGPTSPVAHGGMRLWIDPVHDPVLLFRCLG; encoded by the coding sequence ATGAGCGCTCCTGTAAAGCAGGCTTTTCATATCGAGGAAATCTTCCCCTCAATTGATTGCGGCCGCTTTCCAGTTAAACGGATCGTGGGCGAGAACGTCGAAGTTTGGGCCGATATCTATCGCCACGGTCATGATGTCGTTTCCGCCGCCTTGATATGGCGCCGCGAGCCGGACGCCGATTGGCAGCGGACCGTCATGATTCACCATGGCAATGACCGCTGGGTGGGATCCTTCGTGCCTGAGAAGACCGGCCGTTACAGCTACGCGATCGAGGCGTGGACTGACGAATTCGCGACCTGGCGACATGGCTTTGAGCAAAAACGCAACGCCAATGTGGCGACAGAAGTTGACGCTATGGAGGGGGCTTCCCTGCTTACGCGGGCTCTAAGCGGCGGTCAGGAAGTCACAGCAAAGATTGCGCGTGCATCTGAGAGCTTCTTACAGTCGGGCAAGTGCGAGAGCCTGCTCGCCGATGACCTTAAAAAAGCAATGGCCGAAGCGCAAGATCGGACGGATCTCACTCGGTCGAAGCCTCTTACACTCATCGTCGATAGGCCCAAGGCCCGCTGCAGCTCCTGGTACGAAATGGTGCCTCGCAGCCAAAGTCCTCAGCCAGGACAACATGGCACCTGGAACGATTGCATCAATCGTCTTCTCGACATTCAGGCTATGGGCTTCGACGTCATCTATTTGACGCCCATCCACCCGATTGGACGCACGAATCGCAAGGGACGCAACAATTCTCTCAAAGCCGAAGATGGTGACCCGGGCAGCTTTTACGCGATTGGCTCAGATGAGGGCGGACACGATGCCATCCATCCGGAGCTCGGAAGCCTGAAGGAGTTTCGTCGGTTTGTTGCGGCATGCGCGGCCGCCGGCATGGAGGTTGCTCTCGACTTCGCTATCCAATGTTCACCGGATCACCCCTGGCTCAAGCAGCATCCGGAATGGTTCAAACGCCGTCCAGATGGCTCGATGAAATACGCGGAGAACCCTCCAAAGAAATACGAAGACATTGTGAATGTCGATTTCGAGTCGGACGATGTTGAAGGGTTGTACCGGGCCTTGCGCGATGTCGTGCTGTTCTGGGTCTCGCAGGGCGTCAAGATCTTTCGTGTCGACAACCCCCACACCAAACCGTTTCGCTTTTGGGAATGGCTGATCAAGGAAGTGCAAGCGCGCGATCCTGACGTGCTTTTCCTCTCAGAGGCATTCACCAGGCCCAAAGTGATGAAGGGGCTTGCCAAGCTCGGCTTCACGCAGTCCTACAGCTACTTTACGTGGCGAACAGAAAGATGGGAGATCGAGCAATATGTGAACGAGCTCGCGGGCTACCCCGAGCGCGAGTTTTATCGTCCTAATTTTTTTGTTAGCACGCCCGACATCCTGCCGTACCACCTTCAGCGCGGCGAGCCATGGATGTTCAAGACGCGGCTTGCGCTGGCTGCAACATTATCGAGCAACTACGGCATCTATAACGGTTTCGAACTTCTTGAGCATGAGCCGATACCGGGCCGCGAGGAATATCTCAATTCCGAAAAATACGAGCTGAAATACCGCGATCGGGACAAGCCCGGAAATATCAAGCCCTATATCGCCCAGATCAATCGTATCCGGCGCGAAAACCCGGCACTGCAACAGACCTCCGCAATCCGGTTCCTGCCCGTGGAGGACAACTCGGTCATCGCCTACGTCAAACATTCCGCCGATCAGACAAACGTAGTTGTAGCGGTCATCGCATTGACAGGCGGTTTCCGAGAATTCTGGCTTCCGCTCGGTGATGTGCAGGTACGGCTAGGCCATGGCGACTTGAAGCCCGTGACCGCGCTCGAAAACCTGAAATCTGGTCCGACCTCACCCGTCGCCCATGGCGGTATGCGGCTTTGGATCGATCCCGTGCACGATCCTGTGCTGCTTTTCCGGTGCTTGGGATAA
- the glgX gene encoding glycogen debranching protein GlgX encodes MSRPKVERLALTAASLRHSAVLEGKPFPLGATWDGLGVNFALFSAHATKVELCLFDDSGKKEIERIELPEYTDEVWHGYLPTARPGTVYAYRVHGPYEPDAGHRFNPNKLVIDPYAKQLVGALRWGPELFGYELGHSEKDKSFDSRDSARLMQKCRVIDPAFTWGRAAKPEVSWDRTTFYEMHVKGFTQSHPLVPEGDRGTFAGLCDPHIPAYLRALGITSAEFLPIHAFVDDSYLADKGLRNYWGYNSLAFFAPEPRYLKTPFANEFKEAVNQFHAHGIEVILDVVYNHTAEGNELGPTLSFKGIDNASYYRLLPDQKRYYINDTGTGNTVNLSYPRVLQMVADSLRYWATEMRVDGFRFDLATILAREPYGFDEGGGFLDACRQDPVLSSVKLIAEPWDIGPGGYQVGQFPPGWAEWNDKFRDAVRRFWKGDEGMAPEFARRITASGDLFNKRGRRPWSSINFVTAHDGFTLNDVVSYNDKHNEANGEDNRDGHSDNHSWNHGAEGPTSDPEITKLRERQKRNLLATMLLSHGTPMILAGDEFGHTQRGNNNAYAQDNDTTWLNWLGISAEGRALREFVRKLIATRQAFPILHRSRFVIGNVNEDLDVKDVSWLAPSGREMTTEDWENPATRCFGMLLDGRAQETGVKRQGSDATLLLIYNAHHDLVEFVLPEVPQGRAWVGLIDTHAPDVTVTVYHFGHRLNAAGRSMLALGLATEETMTRRLRQGLSAIMDIAEFPLTV; translated from the coding sequence ATGAGCAGGCCCAAAGTTGAGAGGCTGGCCCTGACGGCCGCAAGCCTTCGGCATTCCGCGGTGCTGGAAGGTAAGCCCTTTCCGCTTGGGGCAACCTGGGACGGCCTTGGTGTTAATTTCGCGCTGTTTTCGGCTCATGCGACGAAGGTCGAGCTCTGCCTCTTCGATGACAGCGGAAAGAAGGAGATCGAACGCATCGAGCTGCCAGAATACACCGACGAAGTCTGGCACGGCTATTTACCGACCGCACGACCGGGTACGGTCTACGCCTATCGGGTCCACGGCCCTTACGAGCCCGATGCGGGGCACCGTTTCAATCCGAACAAGCTGGTGATTGATCCTTATGCGAAGCAGCTCGTGGGGGCGCTGCGTTGGGGGCCGGAGTTATTCGGTTATGAGCTCGGTCACTCAGAGAAGGATAAGTCTTTCGATTCACGCGACAGCGCGCGCCTTATGCAAAAATGTCGCGTGATCGACCCCGCCTTCACCTGGGGCCGTGCGGCAAAGCCTGAGGTGTCCTGGGATCGCACTACCTTTTATGAGATGCACGTCAAAGGCTTTACCCAGAGCCATCCGCTTGTGCCGGAAGGCGACCGCGGTACCTTCGCCGGACTTTGCGATCCCCATATCCCTGCCTATCTTCGAGCGCTTGGGATCACGAGCGCTGAATTTCTACCCATCCATGCTTTTGTTGACGATAGTTACCTTGCAGATAAGGGCCTGCGAAACTATTGGGGCTATAATTCGCTTGCGTTTTTCGCGCCAGAGCCGCGCTACCTCAAGACGCCTTTTGCGAATGAGTTCAAGGAAGCCGTCAATCAATTCCATGCCCATGGTATCGAGGTGATTCTCGACGTTGTCTACAATCACACTGCCGAAGGCAACGAACTCGGGCCGACGCTGTCCTTCAAAGGCATCGATAATGCGAGCTATTATCGCCTGCTTCCAGATCAAAAGCGCTACTACATCAATGATACCGGTACCGGAAATACGGTAAACTTGTCGTACCCGCGCGTGCTCCAGATGGTCGCGGACAGCCTACGCTACTGGGCGACCGAAATGCGCGTGGATGGCTTCCGCTTCGACCTTGCAACCATTCTCGCGAGGGAGCCCTACGGCTTCGATGAAGGCGGCGGCTTTCTGGATGCCTGCCGGCAGGATCCGGTCCTTTCGTCAGTCAAGCTGATCGCCGAGCCCTGGGATATAGGACCGGGCGGCTATCAGGTCGGCCAATTTCCCCCTGGATGGGCGGAATGGAATGATAAATTTAGGGATGCGGTGCGGCGCTTTTGGAAAGGGGATGAAGGCATGGCGCCCGAATTTGCGCGGCGCATCACCGCTTCGGGCGACCTCTTCAACAAGCGGGGCCGCAGGCCATGGTCATCCATCAACTTCGTTACGGCGCATGACGGGTTCACCCTAAACGATGTCGTTTCCTATAATGATAAACACAACGAGGCCAACGGCGAAGACAATCGCGACGGACACTCGGACAATCACTCCTGGAATCACGGCGCAGAAGGGCCGACCTCTGATCCAGAGATCACCAAGCTTCGCGAGCGGCAAAAACGCAATCTTCTCGCGACGATGCTGCTGTCGCACGGGACCCCGATGATCCTCGCGGGTGACGAGTTTGGTCACACCCAGCGTGGTAACAACAATGCCTATGCCCAGGACAATGATACCACATGGCTCAACTGGCTCGGGATTTCGGCCGAAGGCCGAGCCTTGCGGGAATTCGTCCGCAAGTTGATCGCGACGCGGCAGGCCTTTCCGATCCTGCACCGTTCAAGATTTGTCATCGGCAACGTCAATGAAGATCTGGACGTCAAGGACGTAAGCTGGCTCGCTCCGAGCGGCCGGGAGATGACAACGGAGGATTGGGAAAATCCGGCCACGCGATGTTTCGGTATGCTGCTCGACGGAAGAGCGCAGGAAACCGGTGTCAAACGGCAAGGTTCGGATGCAACGCTGCTGCTTATCTATAACGCGCATCATGATTTAGTCGAATTCGTCTTGCCCGAAGTGCCACAGGGCCGAGCCTGGGTCGGGCTCATTGATACGCATGCACCGGATGTGACGGTGACGGTTTATCATTTTGGCCACCGCCTAAACGCCGCTGGCCGATCAATGCTGGCGCTCGGCCTCGCGACGGAAGAGACAATGACGCGACGGCTCCGCCAGGGTCTGAGTGCCATCATGGACATTGCCGAGTTTCCACTTACGGTCTAG
- a CDS encoding DUF4142 domain-containing protein: MKGTALTFLTLLLATSASAAEKPSQSFLKKAIQGNYAEVEMGKLAQQNGQSENVKNFGQMLQADHTAANEKAIDVAKSMGVTPPGGPNAKQKADYEKMSKMSGPKFDRDFAAHMVADHQKDIAEYKKASKNADPAGEYAKGNIAVLQKHLETAKSLTSKKTSSR, encoded by the coding sequence ATGAAGGGTACAGCACTCACTTTTCTCACACTCCTTCTTGCAACTTCCGCCTCCGCTGCGGAAAAGCCGAGCCAGTCCTTCCTGAAGAAAGCCATTCAAGGCAACTACGCCGAAGTCGAGATGGGGAAACTGGCGCAACAGAACGGCCAGAGCGAAAATGTGAAGAACTTCGGCCAGATGCTGCAGGCCGACCACACAGCAGCAAATGAGAAGGCCATCGACGTAGCAAAGTCCATGGGCGTGACGCCGCCGGGCGGCCCGAATGCGAAGCAAAAGGCTGATTACGAAAAAATGTCAAAAATGTCCGGGCCAAAGTTCGATCGCGATTTCGCAGCTCATATGGTCGCCGACCATCAGAAGGATATCGCAGAGTATAAGAAAGCGTCAAAAAACGCCGATCCTGCCGGGGAGTATGCGAAGGGGAATATTGCGGTTCTACAGAAGCATCTAGAGACCGCGAAGTCATTGACCTCAAAGAAGACCTCGAGCAGGTAG
- a CDS encoding putative maltokinase, whose product MGTTGEHLAFLEIPEASSWVANSEVTEALERHFLPAFLAKARWFPGNSERRIKPKIIASLPFAADSTTFVVIETNHRARYLLPLRVDWSVEAGPELDKSIVARLHQGEREGLLCDVAADPAFIRRLLDHLRREASIAGSGWRLDFKPTSKLGSQPPNTPSRVRAIAGEQSNSTALVDQDYVVKLYRQIEPGQNPEVEMGHFLTEAANFPHTPALLGHLEAAHTSTSYALGIVHAFVPNRGDAWTWSAERLNIYLDSIAEGSEERDSAITARRDYLQWVRRLGCRVAEMHRSLASRDDVLPFKPEPIDEGDLDFWVGDVMERSARIFDRLEGSSLDIDDRPLMERLLQFKPRLHDYAADLIRPSLGRCKIRHHGDLHLGQVLVANEDAIIIDFEGEPSRPLAERRRKAPAARDVAGVLRSLDYAAMASKQQRQKSEKLNPPTSRALFTWRQQSTDGFLSSYQEAMGASVLWPDRTEDTKAMLNFFLLEKALYEVEYELSYRPAWISVPLQGVLRVLEEGGVG is encoded by the coding sequence ATGGGCACTACCGGTGAGCACCTCGCATTCTTGGAAATACCAGAAGCTTCTTCATGGGTGGCGAACAGCGAGGTAACCGAAGCTCTCGAAAGACATTTTCTTCCTGCCTTTCTCGCCAAAGCCAGGTGGTTCCCCGGCAACTCCGAAAGACGAATCAAGCCAAAGATCATTGCAAGCCTTCCTTTCGCCGCGGATTCAACCACCTTCGTCGTTATCGAGACCAACCATCGCGCCCGCTATCTCCTGCCCTTACGGGTCGACTGGTCCGTTGAGGCCGGTCCCGAGCTGGACAAATCCATCGTGGCTCGCTTGCACCAGGGCGAGCGCGAAGGACTGCTGTGCGACGTCGCTGCGGATCCGGCTTTCATCCGGCGGCTCCTTGATCACCTTCGGCGCGAGGCTTCCATTGCCGGCTCGGGTTGGCGGCTGGATTTCAAGCCCACGAGCAAACTCGGGAGCCAGCCACCGAACACTCCATCCCGGGTCCGGGCCATTGCCGGCGAGCAATCCAACAGTACTGCGTTGGTTGACCAGGACTATGTGGTCAAGCTGTATCGCCAAATCGAGCCCGGCCAAAACCCTGAAGTTGAGATGGGACATTTTCTGACCGAGGCGGCGAATTTTCCCCATACGCCTGCGCTGCTCGGCCACCTCGAGGCTGCTCATACTTCCACGAGCTACGCCCTAGGTATCGTCCACGCATTTGTCCCGAACCGCGGTGATGCCTGGACCTGGTCGGCCGAGCGCCTCAACATTTACCTCGATTCAATTGCAGAAGGCTCTGAAGAACGCGACAGCGCGATCACCGCACGGCGGGATTATCTTCAGTGGGTACGGCGTCTGGGATGTCGTGTGGCGGAGATGCATCGCTCCTTGGCGAGCCGCGACGATGTACTCCCGTTCAAGCCTGAGCCGATCGACGAAGGCGATCTCGATTTTTGGGTGGGCGATGTCATGGAGCGCTCGGCTCGCATCTTTGACAGGTTGGAGGGATCGTCGCTGGACATAGACGACCGCCCCCTCATGGAGCGCCTGCTTCAGTTCAAACCCAGACTGCATGATTACGCAGCTGACCTCATCCGTCCTTCGCTGGGCCGCTGCAAGATACGCCATCACGGCGATTTGCATTTGGGCCAGGTCCTTGTAGCCAATGAGGACGCGATCATCATTGACTTCGAGGGCGAGCCCAGCCGACCCTTGGCAGAGCGGAGGCGCAAGGCTCCCGCTGCGCGCGATGTCGCAGGTGTGTTACGCTCACTGGATTACGCCGCCATGGCCTCGAAGCAGCAGAGACAGAAATCAGAAAAGCTCAACCCACCGACGTCGCGAGCGCTGTTCACATGGCGCCAGCAGTCCACAGACGGCTTTCTGAGCTCTTATCAGGAGGCGATGGGCGCTTCGGTTCTGTGGCCCGACCGCACTGAGGATACGAAAGCGATGTTGAATTTCTTTTTGCTCGAAAAGGCGCTCTATGAGGTCGAATACGAGCTTTCCTACCGGCCGGCTTGGATTTCCGTGCCACTGCAAGGCGTCCTGCGCGTTCTCGAAGAAGGAGGCGTGGGCTAG